From a single Rutidosis leptorrhynchoides isolate AG116_Rl617_1_P2 chromosome 5, CSIRO_AGI_Rlap_v1, whole genome shotgun sequence genomic region:
- the LOC139849803 gene encoding uncharacterized protein yields MCDVVGPSGAVWPMDWPIRFSALQSIILPVFSAQDDKLVFKGHDNLVKSGSVAAIWDSIRPRGPLVNWFKVVWFSQCIPKHAFIMWLLMGERLKTQDKLKPWEIRTNSVLLCVFCNQCMDSHEHLFFKCSFSGLVWRRMWSLIRLDMVDEWQLCRDILIPVASRNSSMVVVAKLCYAATVYFIWQERNNRVFKRKAKSVEQLFELIRSNVRLKLMSIRFKDSARVNQLKVY; encoded by the coding sequence ATGTGTGATGTTGTTGGTCCGAGTGGTGCTGTTTGGCCGATGGATTGGCCTATTCGTTTCTCTGCTTTGCAATCGATTATCCTTCCAGTTTTCTCTGCACAAGATGATAAATTGGTTTTTAAGGGTCACGATAATTTAGTCAAGTCGGGATCTGTTGCTGCTATTTGGGACTCCATTCGACCGAGAGGTCCCTTGGTGAATTGGTTCAAAGTGGTTTGGTTTTCTCAATGTATCCCGAAACATGCTTTTATTATGTGGTTGTTAATGGGTGAAAGGCTTAAGACTCAGGATAAGCTGAAACCATGGGAGATTCGTACTAATTCGGTGTTATTGTGCGTGTTTTGTAATCAATGCATGGATTCGCATGAACATCTATTCTTCAAATGTTCATTTTCGGGTCTGGTTTGGCGGCGTATGTGGTCTCTCATTCGTCTTGATATGGTTGATGAGTGGCAGTTATGTAGAGATATTTTGATCCCGGTTGCTAGTCGTAATTCGTCTATGGTTGTGGTGGCTAAGTTGTGTTATGCAGCAACTGTGTATTTTATTTGGCAAGAAAGGAATAACCGCGTGTTTAAACGGAAAGCTAAATCGGTGGAGCAGCTATTCGAGTTGATCAGATCGAATGTGAGATTAAAGTTGATGTCAATTCGCTTCAAAGATTCAGCCCGTGTTAATCAATTAAAAGTATACTGA